One genomic segment of Ignavibacteriota bacterium includes these proteins:
- a CDS encoding branched-chain amino acid aminotransferase, which produces MSEINYLEIEQTTDVKIPDNLVFGKNFSTHYFEMDYETGKGWYNPTIKKFGNFQISPAALVFHYGQAIFEGLKAYKHADGKIALFRPDENVKRMNRSATRLCMPELDMDLALTALKELVKLEHEWIPTKPGHSLYIRPLMFACDPYIGVKAGDQFKFMIMLSPVGPYYPEGFKPVPILTTDKYVRAVRKGIGDCKTAGNYAASLLAQREAKKEGYSQVLWLDGIHQKFIEEVGTMNIFIQFKDEVVTPNLSGSILPGITRMSVVDILKDWGYNMNERQISIDEVVDGYKNGNLVELFGTGTAAIISSISKLKYNENILQFSDENAGVLGTKLYEEILGIQYGEREDKFGWLDYID; this is translated from the coding sequence ATGTCAGAAATCAATTACTTAGAAATTGAACAAACAACAGATGTAAAAATTCCGGATAATTTAGTTTTCGGTAAAAATTTTAGTACTCATTATTTTGAAATGGATTACGAAACCGGAAAAGGTTGGTATAATCCAACAATTAAAAAATTTGGAAATTTTCAAATATCCCCCGCAGCTTTAGTTTTTCATTATGGACAAGCAATTTTTGAAGGCTTGAAAGCATATAAACATGCAGATGGAAAAATTGCACTTTTTAGACCAGATGAAAATGTGAAAAGAATGAACCGCTCAGCCACAAGATTATGCATGCCGGAATTGGATATGGATTTGGCATTAACTGCTTTGAAAGAACTCGTAAAATTAGAACACGAGTGGATTCCTACAAAACCCGGACATTCATTATATATTCGTCCTTTAATGTTTGCTTGCGATCCATATATTGGTGTCAAAGCTGGCGATCAATTTAAATTTATGATTATGTTAAGCCCAGTTGGCCCATATTATCCCGAAGGTTTTAAACCGGTTCCAATTTTAACAACGGATAAATATGTTAGAGCTGTTCGTAAAGGAATTGGCGATTGCAAAACTGCCGGAAATTATGCGGCAAGTTTATTAGCTCAACGTGAAGCAAAGAAAGAAGGATATTCCCAAGTATTATGGCTTGATGGAATTCATCAAAAATTTATTGAAGAAGTTGGAACAATGAACATTTTTATTCAATTTAAAGATGAAGTTGTAACACCAAATTTAAGCGGATCAATTTTACCCGGAATTACTAGAATGTCAGTAGTTGATATTTTGAAAGATTGGGGCTACAATATGAACGAAAGACAAATTTCTATTGATGAAGTTGTTGATGGTTACAAAAATGGAAATTTAGTTGAATTATTCGGAACCGGAACAGCTGCAATTATTTCATCTATCAGTAAACTAAAATACAACGAAAACATATTGCAATTCAGCGATGAAAATGCCGGTGTACTTGGAACGAAATTGTACGAAGAAATTTTAGGAATTCAATACGGCGAAAGAGAAGATAAATTTGGCTGGCTGGATTATATAGATTAA
- a CDS encoding ABC transporter permease, whose amino-acid sequence MFSFFGKKTLNFFQEFGQVSILFLKVIGFFPKIFKNRKLVLAQMEHIGVGSLPLVVIIAIFTGAVAAWQAAYQLKGLAPISFLGTATSRAIITELGPVLTGIIIAGRVGASIAAELGSMKVTEQLDALETMGISQIRYLAMPRFFAAIVMLPILIVFANAIAVLGAYLVSNFFLNVSYAVFFDSVKRFFTMGDFLFGMFKGMIFGGVTALLGCHIGFRTEGGAEGVGKSTIRSFVVSSAVILILDYALWSLVF is encoded by the coding sequence ATTTTTTCTTTCTTCGGTAAAAAAACTCTTAATTTTTTTCAAGAGTTTGGACAAGTCTCAATTCTTTTCCTTAAAGTTATCGGATTTTTTCCTAAAATATTTAAAAATAGAAAATTAGTTTTAGCTCAAATGGAGCATATTGGAGTTGGTTCACTTCCGCTTGTTGTAATTATTGCAATATTTACCGGCGCTGTTGCGGCGTGGCAAGCTGCATATCAATTAAAAGGATTAGCACCAATTTCATTTTTAGGTACAGCAACCAGCAGAGCAATTATTACTGAACTTGGTCCGGTTTTAACTGGAATTATTATTGCCGGAAGAGTTGGAGCATCTATTGCGGCAGAATTAGGTTCAATGAAAGTAACCGAGCAATTAGATGCATTGGAAACAATGGGAATTAGTCAAATTAGATATTTGGCAATGCCGCGATTTTTTGCTGCTATTGTAATGTTACCAATTCTTATAGTTTTTGCAAATGCAATAGCGGTTCTTGGCGCATATTTAGTTTCAAATTTTTTCTTAAATGTTTCGTATGCAGTTTTTTTTGATTCAGTAAAAAGATTTTTTACTATGGGAGATTTTTTATTCGGAATGTTTAAGGGAATGATTTTTGGCGGAGTTACTGCATTGTTGGGATGTCACATTGGATTCCGTACTGAAGGTGGTGCAGAGGGTGTTGGAAAATCTACGATTAGATCTTTTGTTGTTTCATCAGCAGTTATTTTAATTCTGGATTATGCATTATGGTCATTAGTTTTTTAG
- a CDS encoding KamA family radical SAM protein, protein MEELQLFGEKDEPPSSAYSLETSVEVSPINIQTKTSITNTSTLSEKLNSKLTQKQKTKNEETTLSVVSRLLFPISKKSQSFRKKFYPTITNEQWNDWHWQVSNRIRTIEKLERIITLSNDEKEGILAHRGPLPFAITPYYASLIDGMDENQPLRRTVIMVKDEEILSPGEAADPLNEEGDSPVKGIVHRYPDRVLFLATGFCSVYCRYCTRSRMVGNPGGEYKHDLKQWENAIEYIKSHPEIRDVLISGGDPLTLADDKIEWLLSRLRKIPHVEFIRMGTKVPVVLPQRITPALTKILKKYHPLWMSIHFTHPDELTPEVQEACSRLADAGIPLGSQTVLLKGVNDSVDILKPLYQGLLKIRVKPYYLYQCDPVQGTAHFRTPISKGLEMIQGLRGHTSGYAVPQYIVDAPGGGGKIPLLPEYFQGREGNYILLKNYEGKIFKYYDEESEIHQ, encoded by the coding sequence ATGGAAGAATTGCAACTTTTTGGGGAGAAAGACGAGCCTCCGAGTTCGGCTTATTCTCTCGAGACTTCAGTGGAAGTTTCACCAATAAATATTCAAACAAAAACCTCAATAACTAATACCAGCACCTTATCGGAAAAGCTTAACAGCAAATTAACCCAGAAACAAAAAACCAAAAACGAAGAGACAACCCTAAGTGTTGTCAGTAGATTACTTTTTCCTATAAGTAAAAAAAGTCAATCATTTCGTAAAAAATTTTATCCGACTATTACAAATGAACAATGGAATGACTGGCATTGGCAAGTTAGCAACAGAATTAGAACAATTGAAAAATTAGAAAGAATAATTACTCTTTCTAATGATGAAAAAGAAGGAATTCTTGCTCATAGAGGTCCTTTACCTTTTGCAATTACTCCATATTACGCAAGTTTAATTGATGGAATGGATGAAAATCAGCCATTAAGACGAACTGTAATTATGGTTAAAGATGAAGAAATTCTTTCACCCGGAGAAGCTGCCGATCCATTAAATGAAGAAGGCGATTCACCGGTGAAAGGCATAGTACATAGATATCCAGACCGAGTTTTATTTTTAGCAACTGGTTTTTGTTCAGTTTATTGTAGATATTGTACTCGATCAAGAATGGTTGGAAATCCCGGCGGAGAATACAAGCATGATCTCAAACAATGGGAAAATGCAATTGAATATATAAAGTCGCATCCAGAAATTAGAGATGTTTTAATTTCCGGCGGTGATCCACTAACTTTAGCTGATGATAAAATTGAATGGCTTCTTTCTCGTTTAAGAAAAATTCCTCATGTTGAATTTATTAGAATGGGAACAAAAGTTCCGGTAGTTCTTCCGCAAAGAATAACTCCAGCTTTGACAAAAATATTGAAGAAATATCATCCGCTTTGGATGTCAATACATTTTACACATCCGGATGAATTAACTCCGGAAGTTCAAGAAGCTTGTTCAAGATTGGCTGATGCCGGAATTCCGTTAGGAAGTCAAACTGTATTATTGAAAGGTGTCAATGATTCAGTTGATATTCTAAAACCTCTCTACCAAGGATTATTAAAAATAAGAGTAAAACCTTATTATTTATATCAGTGCGATCCGGTACAGGGTACAGCACATTTCAGAACTCCAATTTCAAAAGGATTGGAAATGATACAAGGATTACGTGGTCATACTTCCGGTTATGCCGTTCCTCAATATATTGTAGATGCTCCTGGCGGAGGCGGAAAAATTCCTTTATTACCTGAATATTTTCAAGGTAGAGAAGGGAATTATATTTTACTTAAAAATTATGAAGGGAAAATCTTTAAATATTATGATGAAGAATCAGAAATTCATCAATAA
- a CDS encoding GNAT family N-acetyltransferase has translation MKTEKVKISYLIRDFVKKEDPANIREIVSSTGFFSDDEVNIAVELIEERLQKGIESGYHFLFLEIDEKTVGYSCFGPIPATKFSFDLYWIAVHKDYQNFGLGKILLTESENAISNLGGNRIYVETSGREQYISTRKFYLSCDYNEEAVLKDFYAPDDAKYLYLKIV, from the coding sequence ATGAAAACAGAAAAAGTTAAAATAAGTTATTTAATTAGAGATTTTGTAAAAAAAGAAGATCCAGCTAACATTAGAGAAATTGTTTCATCAACCGGTTTTTTTTCTGATGATGAAGTAAATATTGCAGTTGAATTAATAGAAGAAAGATTGCAAAAAGGAATTGAAAGCGGTTATCATTTTTTATTTTTAGAAATTGATGAAAAGACAGTTGGCTATTCGTGTTTTGGACCAATACCGGCAACAAAATTTAGTTTTGATCTTTATTGGATTGCGGTTCATAAAGATTATCAAAATTTTGGATTAGGTAAAATTCTTTTAACAGAAAGTGAAAATGCTATTTCAAATTTAGGCGGAAACAGAATTTATGTAGAAACCTCGGGAAGGGAACAATATATTTCTACTCGTAAATTTTATTTATCTTGTGATTATAATGAAGAAGCTGTTCTTAAAGATTTTTACGCGCCGGATGATGCAAAATATTTGTATTTAAAAATTGTTTAG
- a CDS encoding ATP-grasp domain-containing protein encodes MNIGITFDLRDQYLKLGFGEEETAEFDKESTISAIDNTLKELGHTTERIGNIWDLTKKLNKGKTWDLVFNIAEGLRGIGREAQVPAILDAYNIPYTFSDPLVLSLTLHKGMTKRVLRDLGIPTPNFFEVHKIDDVKKVKLKYPLFAKPNAEGTGKGISSKSKIRNKKELFEVCENLLTTFKQPVLVEEFLPGREFTTGVVGTGENAKVIGSMEVILLDSAEPDAYSYANKEDWQGKINYKIVNDKVVKKAEKFVLDAWKGLGCRDAGRVDVRIDRNGIPNIIELNPLAGIHPTHSDLPIICNMKKIEYKTLLNWIVESASERIKIKNISAK; translated from the coding sequence ATGAATATTGGAATTACTTTTGATCTTCGCGATCAATATTTAAAACTTGGTTTTGGTGAAGAAGAAACTGCTGAATTTGATAAAGAGAGTACAATTTCGGCAATTGATAATACTTTAAAAGAATTGGGTCATACAACTGAAAGAATTGGTAATATTTGGGATCTTACAAAAAAACTAAATAAAGGTAAAACTTGGGATTTAGTTTTTAATATTGCAGAAGGCTTAAGAGGAATTGGCAGGGAAGCACAAGTCCCTGCCATTCTTGATGCTTACAACATCCCATATACTTTTTCTGATCCGTTAGTTTTATCTCTTACACTTCACAAGGGAATGACAAAAAGAGTTTTGCGTGATTTAGGAATACCAACTCCAAATTTTTTTGAAGTTCACAAAATTGATGATGTTAAAAAAGTAAAATTAAAATATCCGTTATTTGCAAAACCCAACGCGGAAGGTACCGGAAAAGGAATTTCCTCAAAATCTAAAATCAGAAATAAAAAAGAACTTTTTGAAGTTTGCGAAAATTTACTCACAACTTTCAAACAACCGGTTTTAGTTGAAGAATTTTTACCGGGAAGAGAATTTACAACTGGTGTTGTTGGAACCGGTGAAAATGCAAAGGTTATTGGATCGATGGAAGTTATACTTTTAGATTCTGCAGAACCGGATGCGTATTCTTATGCTAATAAAGAAGATTGGCAAGGAAAAATTAATTATAAAATAGTGAATGATAAAGTTGTGAAGAAAGCTGAGAAATTTGTTCTTGATGCTTGGAAAGGTTTAGGGTGCAGAGATGCGGGTCGAGTTGATGTTAGAATTGATAGAAATGGAATTCCAAATATTATTGAATTAAATCCGCTTGCTGGAATTCATCCGACACATTCTGATTTACCAATTATTTGTAATATGAAAAAAATTGAATATAAAACTTTACTTAATTGGATTGTTGAAAGCGCATCTGAAAGAATTAAAATAAAAAATATTTCTGCAAAATAA
- a CDS encoding sugar transferase, translating into MLRRIFNIIFSFVFLIISIPFLIISAIIIFFELKSFPFFVQERGLTLEKNRFKIYKIRTLKKSIKSITHNCEEDIFFKNVLRTNITPFAKWLRKTGLDELPQLINVIKGEMNLIGPRPLMLEDLKTIQKASPEFYNRREKIKNKPGISGLWQLFGNRNEGLISMLALESLYEKVATPILDLKLILYTSTVVLQAKNSDSIFFTPRINGMRVETFVDNSSNLKVILNMPEGIAKFILEKVEKTEGKYTIEIPSDWWYVSDSYKNAKQEKKDKNIFQIEKKLQ; encoded by the coding sequence ATGTTAAGAAGAATTTTCAATATAATTTTCTCATTTGTTTTCTTAATAATCTCAATTCCATTTTTAATTATTTCAGCAATAATTATTTTTTTCGAATTGAAAAGTTTTCCGTTTTTTGTGCAAGAAAGAGGTTTAACTTTAGAGAAAAATAGATTTAAAATTTATAAAATTAGAACTCTTAAAAAATCAATAAAATCAATTACGCACAATTGTGAAGAGGATATTTTTTTCAAAAATGTTTTAAGAACAAATATAACACCTTTTGCAAAATGGCTTAGAAAAACCGGACTTGATGAATTACCCCAACTTATAAATGTGATAAAAGGTGAAATGAATTTAATTGGTCCGCGACCATTAATGTTAGAAGATTTAAAAACAATTCAGAAAGCTTCACCGGAATTTTATAACAGAAGAGAAAAAATAAAAAACAAACCCGGTATTTCCGGCTTATGGCAATTATTCGGCAACCGTAATGAAGGATTAATCAGCATGTTGGCACTGGAATCACTTTACGAAAAAGTTGCAACACCAATTTTGGATTTAAAATTAATTTTGTACACTTCAACGGTTGTGTTACAAGCAAAAAATTCGGATTCAATATTTTTTACTCCAAGAATTAACGGAATGAGAGTTGAAACTTTTGTTGATAACTCTTCAAATTTAAAAGTAATTCTTAATATGCCCGAAGGTATTGCAAAATTTATTTTGGAAAAAGTTGAAAAAACTGAAGGTAAATATACTATTGAAATACCCTCTGATTGGTGGTATGTAAGTGATAGTTACAAAAATGCAAAACAAGAAAAAAAGGATAAAAATATATTTCAAATTGAAAAAAAACTACAGTAG
- a CDS encoding ATP-grasp domain-containing protein — translation MKVLIVYNLPSEKNAADDLDVLDQVNAVEKSLIELGHSTEKFGVDLNLEMFENFLHQYKPDLVFNLVEAINGVEKYLHFIPVILEKLKIPFTGGNSESLYVTTNKVFTKKLFDLYEIPTPKWFASNNNFEKINFHTPCIIKPIFEDASVGLDDTSVIFDNKKLDEELSNRIKKYGECFVEEFIDGREFNISILETENGPQVLPIAEIKFEDYPKDKPKIVNYDAKWNEESFEYSHSVRNFENNEDDKNLFEKLRKVTIQCWEKFQLNGYARVDYRVDKNNNVYVLEINVNPCISPDSGFYAACEKLGWDYTKMVEVILHSTIKHILL, via the coding sequence ATGAAAGTTTTAATTGTTTATAATCTTCCATCAGAAAAAAATGCCGCAGATGATTTAGATGTTCTTGATCAAGTTAATGCAGTTGAAAAATCCTTAATAGAATTAGGTCATTCAACGGAAAAATTTGGTGTTGATTTAAATCTTGAAATGTTTGAAAACTTTCTACATCAATATAAACCAGACTTGGTTTTTAATTTAGTTGAAGCAATTAATGGTGTTGAAAAATATTTACATTTTATTCCCGTAATTTTAGAAAAATTGAAAATCCCTTTCACCGGCGGAAATTCAGAATCGCTTTATGTAACAACAAATAAAGTTTTCACAAAAAAGTTATTCGATTTGTACGAAATTCCAACTCCAAAATGGTTTGCATCAAATAATAATTTTGAAAAAATAAATTTTCATACTCCTTGCATAATTAAACCAATTTTTGAAGATGCTTCGGTAGGACTTGATGATACTTCAGTAATTTTTGATAATAAAAAGTTAGATGAAGAATTATCAAATCGAATAAAAAAATATGGCGAATGTTTTGTCGAAGAATTTATTGATGGAAGAGAATTTAATATTTCAATTCTGGAAACGGAAAATGGACCGCAAGTTTTGCCAATTGCAGAAATTAAATTTGAAGACTATCCAAAAGATAAACCAAAAATTGTAAATTATGATGCAAAGTGGAATGAAGAATCTTTCGAATATTCTCATTCAGTAAGAAATTTTGAAAATAACGAAGATGATAAAAATCTCTTTGAGAAACTTAGAAAAGTAACAATTCAATGTTGGGAAAAATTTCAGCTAAATGGTTATGCGCGCGTTGATTACAGAGTTGATAAAAATAATAATGTTTATGTTTTGGAAATAAATGTAAATCCGTGCATTTCTCCCGATAGCGGATTTTATGCAGCTTGTGAAAAACTTGGTTGGGATTATACAAAAATGGTTGAAGTTATTTTACACTCAACAATAAAACATATTTTATTATAA